The Apium graveolens cultivar Ventura unplaced genomic scaffold, ASM990537v1 ctg4299, whole genome shotgun sequence genome includes the window CTCTCCTATGGAGCTCAACCATTCCCCAAATTCATCTTTATAAACATTTATGTTCACATAATTTTTTTATTCTATTTCTTGGATCTTTGTCAAATATTAAACAATAGTCCCTTTTTATTTTCTAAGATATTTTTTCCTAATTATCTTCCACCCCATCTTTTTTTGTTGCCTAGTATAGAATATCCCGATGAAATTATAATTAAGTAAAATGAATTTATGTGCttatattatttttacaagtattatgcatattataaaaatatttgattaaattttaaattttgccTTGTGTATTGTTGGTTTGCTCGAATATGTCGAACtcccaaaaaaaaaattaaaagagatACACACCGAAGTGATAGGACGGAAAGAAGAAAGGATGATAAAAGATAAGCGCTGAATAGGAATAGAAAGATGAAAATTTTAACTTAAGCACGCAAGCTAAAATAAATTAGCCCGCATCTTTTACTAGACAAAGCCTAGTAGGAAGGAACATTGCACTTGAAAGTGAAAATGTTGCCTTGGAAATAAAATTAGTTATAGAGCTCTTTTTATAGAGAAAGTATCTTGGTTAGTTGCACACCTTCTCGATGTGGAACTAAGTGGATGTAGACTAAAAGCTATAATAGCTTTCAAATATAGTATGATTTTTTAAGTTTGTTGCAAGTCCCATTATATAGAGTTGAGAGAAAATCTCTTGCAAAACCTTCCCGATGTGGGACAAAGAGAATTAATCAAAAGCAAAGCTACAAGTCATAGTTGGTTTATATTGAAGTGTTGGCTTCATAGCCTTGGGTTTGATAAAGGAAGAGATGTTACATCTTTTATATCTCATCAATATTGGACTTGGTAAAGCCTAGTTAAACCTTAAAACTCTATTTTTACTTGATTATGAGAAATTTATCTATTTCTCTTTCTATTAAAACTTTAAAACCAAATTTAATTGGCTATATTGAAGCCAAGAGAAAGTTTTAAGTTTTCTAAGTAGAAACTAAAGCTAAGTTGGGTTTATATAGGCATTGGAGGAAGGCTGGTCTCATTCTCTAATCAATGTGGGATATATGCATCTTAGGTAATAAAAAGGAGATCTCACAACCCACATCGGCAAGAGAAGAGAAGAAAACTGAGGATATATAGAAGAACTTGACCTTAAAATTTTAATAAGTAGAAGTAAGATTGATGAAGCTAATGGTGTGAGTTTTAAAAGGGTCCTTATATGTTCTAGATATTATGTTCCTTGcttaacttttatttttttcccTACCTATCTTTGTACCACATTGAAAACGAGAAGTGAAGTATATTAGAATAAATAGAAAGGTACCATTATATATAATTGTGAAAAAGGAATAAATAGAGGAAGTCATCTGATAGTTTTTCTATATTTTTCTAACTTCCCTGCTATTGTACCACATCGAGGATGTAGGAAAAATGAATCCTTACTTTCCTTATTTAAGTTTGTATAGTTTCCTTAAATAGAACTATCCGCTTCGGTTGTTTCAATCAAGGAATTCGGTTAGTTTTTCTTAATCGCGAACTTAATTTTTTTATCTTATTTAGTAATTTGGTAATTATTAGTTCAGTTAGAAAATAAATAGGtcatattaataataaaatttatgtGGATTTTTAAATTATGTATTTAGGAATAAAGATCGACAGTAAAATCAATTCGAAGTTCGGGATTTATAGAGAACAGTAAGTATATACTAGATTCACTGTTGATGTTTTAAATGATGATTTGAGTTTGACTAATGCTTCACTGATGAAAAATGAGTATTCTTGCATTGATATTGATGAACAGATGATAATAATTCCTAATAGAAAGTAAAGCTAAACCGATTATTTAGCTAGCCGGGATCCcaacttgatgaattgatgaaccTGTCATGCTTGAATACTCAGTTTTAATCTTGTGAAAACTATATGATGATTTTTTGTTGATTATAGTATCTTTCATGTCTCTTTATTCGAATATTTGTTTGATGAACTTTGATTTCTTGGATAAACCTCAATTGAATTCTACTATATATGCTTACTGAGCTTTTTGACCTCACTCGTTTATGTCACTAACTTCCACAGGAAAGAACTTTGGAGAAGGATGTTCAGGAAAACATAAGTATGTGATGAACTAAGGCTTAGTAGACGATGAATGCGTGTAGTATCTTAATGAACAATGCTTGTGTAATAGACTTTTGGTTGTATCGTGAACTTTGGTTGTAATACTTGGAATACTGTaagaattatatattattatttaagttTAAGGTTGTGTAAGCATATATTGAGTTGATTGGTTTAGTTTGGCGTTCCCGGGTTTGGGTTTCTGAGGTAATCCCGGGGTCCGGGGCGTCACAggtggcatcagagctaaggtttagaAATAGGATGAATATAGGATTTCGAATCCTGGTAGTCCAATTTTGGGCCTAACGTACGCCTAGAAATTGTGTAGTCGTATTTCTTGAACATGGTCAATATAAGGTGTATGACGTGTGTATGACGTGTTTAGTACTCGATCGATCGTTATTATGACGTGTATCATGATGTGTGCGGTACATATTCCGAATGAAGTAGgattaatattatatgttgaattgtAGGAGAAGATGactgatggaaattctgatgggACTAGATCCAGTGTACAAATTAGCCCTGAGATGTTGTTGAttttgagagaaataaagaatATGTTTAAGAGCCTAATGGAGGGGCGAACAACTACGGATACTCCCAAAATAAATGGGGAACGTGTTGAAAATATGGAAAAAGAAGGCGAGAATAAGCGAAGGTGTACATTCAAGTCTTTTAAAGATGCAGATCCCCTAATTTTTAAAGGAGAATTGGATCCACATGTTGTGAATGTATGGattaaagaaatggagaaagtgATAGAGATATCAGAATGTTCAAAGGAGTAAAAGGTAAAATTTGCAACACACTCATTAAGGGGGAAGCTGTATTTTGGTGGGATACGGTTAAATAGACTGAGGATTGTTCTAAAATGGCTTGGACAAGGTTTAAAGAATTGTTCTTTGATAAATATTTTCCTACCTATATGAAGAATGAGATGGAGATGAAGTTTCTAGGACTAAAGCAAAAAGGAATGTTCGTGTCGGaatatatctcaagatttttgGAACTTTCCAGGTTTGCTCCTCATCAGGTTGATACTGAAGCCAGAAAATGCCAGAGATTTCAAGAAGGGTTGAAACCCCAAATTAGAGAGAAGGTGTCCTTGTTGGAGTTGGAACAATTTGATAAGTTGGTTGGGAAGGCGAGGATTGCAGAAAGGGACTATGAAGCTCGCACTCAATTCTTCAACAATAAGAAACGAGGAAGAGAGACAGAATTGATTGTTAACTCAGGATTTAAGAAGGACAACAACAAACTACATATAAGGAAGAAGGAGATGTTTCAGGGAAGTGATAAGAGGATCATCGCTTCTGAGTGTAAGAAATGTGGACTGAAATATGGTGGTGATATTTGTTCTCGAGCTGATGGGTTGTGTTACAATTGTGGAGAAAAGGGACATATAGCTTCTCAATGTCCCAAGCCTAAAGTGATTTCTTGCTACAGTTGTGGACAACCAGGTCATTTATCAAGGGACTGCCCACAAAAAGGAGTCACGAAAGAAGTGGAAACTAAAGGAAATAGGACTTTTACAGCAAGACCTTTTCAACAATCAGCACCTAGGGCGGTGGCACGATCCTACGCAATGACAACTCAGGATGCCAAAAAATCTCATGATGTTATGTCAAGTACGCTTCAACTTTGTGCTCAAGATGTTCATGTGTTGTTTGATTTAAGGTCAACCCATTCTTTTGTGGATACAAAATATATGGATAAGTTAAATGTACCTGTGCAAAGTCTAGATAATGGATTTCTGGTAAAACTTCCAAACGGTAGAAATTTGTTCGTAGATAAAATTTATCGAGATTATCCCTTAATGATTGGTGAACAAACCTTCTTAGTGGATTTATTACCATTAGAACTGAGGGACTTTGGAGTGATtctgggaatggattggttgtcgaaGAATATGGTGAATCCAAATTGTTATAAAAAGTGAATTTGTTTAACCGACTCGAACAAAAAGAAAGTATATTTCAAGGGAGATAGTGTAGAAAAACCCAGTGTTATGATATCAGTTTTAAAGGCTTGTAAGATGTTAAGAAAAAGGTTATGAAGGTTTTCTAGCATATGTTATAGGGAATGAAGGAATTAAAAATAAAGTTGAGGATACACCTGTAGTCAGAGAGTTTTTAGATGTCTTTCCCGAAGAGTTACCAAATTTGCCCCCTAAGAGAGAAGttgagtttgggattgaattgatCCCGGATGCCCAACCAGTATCGAAAGCACCATATAGAATGGCACTGACAGAATTAGCGGAACTTAAGGTATCATTTTGACGTATAGAACATCGAGGTTGGTTAAGAAACTGATGATTTCGACGTTCACCGGAATGTGTTACCGACGTTAAGTCGGGGATCGTCGATTCCGACGATTTTGATGATGATTTACGTTGTTGTTGTTCCCATTGTATTTCTCGATCAGTTATGATCGATTTTGATACGTAAAGGATGAGAAACCTAGCTGTTTTGGTCTGGACCGGAGGCGGCCGACGATGAACTCCGTCGCCGGAATCTGGGCAGGGGTCACCGGAGTTCATCCTAACCCGGACGGGTTGTGGTGACCCGGTTATGACCCGTTTGGTTTAATtgcaacccggttttgatcttattttatccaatttcaaaatcaaaaaccTGTTTCTGGATTTGCcctattaaaaaaaattcaaaattcagtttttatttctaaaactaatttttttatttccaaatttaaattggttaattatttaataattaactaaattattattttttattccaataattattctcttttaattattttcaaaaatccaatttgatttgattatttacaatttatttttgttaattatttatggatttaattaattgattaaatcatttaatcaattatttttttataaatagttaaataaaatgtaaattattaataattaattcaaataattcctaaaaattacttttaagcttttgaaaattatattttggtatttaaaaatcaattaatatttttattaattgatttattcctaattatttgtagaaaatagaccgtttgtccgtttaatacgaaacgaacgcatataaactcagaaaaatattccactttcaataaaaatactttcgagaccctaATCCTTTTGTTTCGAATGGTCACTTGTTTTGCAAATCGATTCTGAGTCGCGTATTGATTGAAAGGTCATATTTTTTActcgattttagttttaaacgtaccgagttaaatgttttgacgaaccgaggcatgtgtgaaataaattatgtgttacgtgagttatgtgttatgtgagttatgtgcttatgtgctatatgaattacaTGTGTACGTGGTCAAGATTCTTGTGTTGAATGTggtaattatgtgtgggctatcgtaagggtagacgataggattttgatgCGCCGTTTGTCGAGTAATTATCGCTCAGacgattaaaataatattttctaattatagattCAAGTCTTTCAAGATGATTAAGACCAGATGGTATGAATGAAGACTATAGTTGAATAGTCTGGAATATTGGGTTGAAGCACTATatgagcagcagatcagagatttagcAATGTAAGATACGGTGAAGCCTTGAGATGacagactgagataattgcgttTCTACAAGTATggctaactgctaaaaacccaaaggcaagtattcctatcatcacttattgttcaagtgatatttattttgagtcttattatgcaaatatctctatcatcacttattgttcaagtgatatatatttttgatcccattatgcaagtattgctttaaCTATTTTCAGTTCTGAATatataaatgttttacatatcgctaaaataaattattccatttatgcaagtacttttctactattctatgttcagaatagtcaagtgttttacttatccaactattagatttataaatattttggattttgagaaagataaCGTTGTTTTGagttttctgcccaagtgaatgagcgaataaaattttataagggtgtcgagtatttgACCCCTCTCAaaaaaaaggttttaagattggatgatcataaattgcgtaagaggtcgtggcggcggtcaggcggagatttaggtattatacaggatataatacctttaggccgatatgtgccttgcttgccccatttgtttagttggatatatTTCGgtataccggtgttgctccgcggctgatcatcggcggcaacacaccgtcgttcgagaaTTCCAATTTACATTATTAAACTGTTTTGATTATCATGAaaaaatgatttatcaactgtttttattttgaataaaggTGAAATACATTTTTAATTTAgttgctgattgatgttgatatttaagttattgttaaatatcaaaggtggtattaatgcggatgattgatgttgacttccatcTATTAGCacgggtaggttgtgagcatcaaagttcgtattgatatctaatttgatatgataaaaaaataaatattaatattaagagttgagttttgaatgagtttatgatccactcCATAGTCATTTTTTTATGTTAATGTTGTTTTCGATATTTCCGTAAAAaatattttacgagttttattctcgtcaagattcaaagtattgctgaagcattttgctcgaaaatatcaaaagaaTTTTGAATACTGAGGAGGAATCAGTTCTGGGATTCCTTTAACAAATTTTttaattcagcaattatgatttttaaatgttcttcTCTATTGCAGACGACGGATTTATATCCAAAAGACCTTATATATATGTTATAacgaacttgctgagcatttctttcgttgatacttgcctgttttcaaatttaaccaccggtgaggattagcttgcgctgtttaggcgcgtaattcgagaaagcaatgaagaagctcttggaaggtggttggtccagggtttgcgggctagtgtaagttctgttatgaaaagttatttatattatattatattataattctgttattttatagttgggactagtatactccttttcgaagttatactagcgggttagtacTGAATTggtatttgttgaaaagagttttaaaaggaagtgaaaattgtttttgtggaatttggaattcttgtttctaaaactgtaaccttaaaatatcttggattagtttggggttatagatgctaaatatcttccgctggaatttgtatattgattaaataggttattttggattgaggtttcatcgtgacgacgAAATCCTCTGAACCctgatttgggggcgttacaatatCAAGGCCTTAACTCTGGACACTCAAGGTCTTTAGATCGCAACTGAATATGTCAATGCCTTAACTGTGTCACTCAAGGCCTTTAGATCGTTCCTATCAGGGTCTTGATTTTATCACTCAAGGCCTTTATAATGCTTCTTTTTTGTGTCAAGGATTTGATGTACCATTTCAAGCCATTAATCCTCGTTTAGACCATACATAACACATATACTCCACACAAAGAAACATCTTGGCACTTATTTTTCTATGGATTATACTAAGAAAATTACTTATATCCACAtccaaattttttgaaaattacaTAAGGAACTCACCA containing:
- the LOC141701688 gene encoding uncharacterized protein LOC141701688 yields the protein MAWTRFKELFFDKYFPTYMKNEMEMKFLGLKQKGMFVSEYISRFLELSRFAPHQVDTEARKCQRFQEGLKPQIREKVSLLELEQFDKLVGKARIAERDYEARTQFFNNKKRGRETELIVNSGFKKDNNKLHIRKKEMFQGSDKRIIASECKKCGLKYGGDICSRADGLCYNCGEKGHIASQCPKPKVISCYSCGQPGHLSRDCPQKGVTKEVETKGNRTFTARPFQQSAPRAVARSYAMTTQDAKKSHDVMSSTLQLCAQDVHVLFDLRSTHSFVDTKYMDKLNVPVQSLDNGFLVKLPNDVLLEAFTNECEDNFISVKGRELLTIWFGESEAKVGFINGKQ